In Nakaseomyces glabratus chromosome A, complete sequence, the DNA window TAAGATTAATTCAGTGCATTGTCATCCATAATTCTAATTACAATTTCTTGCATAAGGATTATAATACTTGTGGATTGATTTTGCTCCACTATAAATATCATACTCAATCAATTCTGCCTTGTAACCGAATTGCCATTTCAATCAACAAAACATAGCATAGCACTTCATCCTACAATGCCATATACCTGTGAATATTGCTACTGCTATTATCTTGGGAAGTGATATCACTTTTGCCTGACCTGGGCCAACTTCAAAGCtgatatttgaagaagcttACTATGCATACACACTATACGCACACTAGATTCAACAATACCAAAGACCTGCTAAGATGTTCTGCTCAAGATCGGTTCCTAGGTTGAGGGCGTGTGCCAGGAGATGGTACCAGAGGCCCAGCTTACAACATGTATCGCCCGACAAGGAGCTTCCCGGTGTGTTCACTGCCCGAGGATTACAAAATGCATGGTTTGAGAGAGCTGACCACTACGCTGCGCAGTTGAACAAGTACACCCAGGGCACCCAGGAGACCGCTCTGGAGAATATCATCTATGAGGAGTCCCGCTCTTACATCAAGCGTCACATTACCAACTACGCGAGCTTGCTCTACAACTTGGAATTCGCTATGCAGTCGTTGCAAGGGAACCCACAAAACAAGATACCACAGGGACCAATCGGTAGAGAGTCACTGTTGGAGACACCCGCTACGGAGCAACTGATCAAGAATGAGCCTAGGAGCTCTGGTAACACAGATTTACACCAGCTGCTGGAGAATTCATTTGGGTCAATTGCAGAATTCAAGACTTTGCTACTCAACTCGGCGTTGGCCATCTCAGGAGAAGGTTTTACCTGGCTTGT includes these proteins:
- the MRP1 gene encoding mitochondrial 37S ribosomal protein mS43 (CAGL0A02387g~Ortholog(s) have structural constituent of ribosome activity and mitochondrial small ribosomal subunit localization), producing MFCSRSVPRLRACARRWYQRPSLQHVSPDKELPGVFTARGLQNAWFERADHYAAQLNKYTQGTQETALENIIYEESRSYIKRHITNYASLLYNLEFAMQSLQGNPQNKIPQGPIGRESLLETPATEQLIKNEPRSSGNTDLHQLLENSFGSIAEFKTLLLNSALAISGEGFTWLVARKVTQSEMDRVSNSTGDKILFDKLFVLNTYNAGSPFNFNRAGSITTLNKTEKAKEAKSEQNSTTEVDEFSKTLKDIRRAKEEAVDPELAYIPLLAIDSSPKAWLHNYGAFGKRQYLENVWEATEWKVVESRLAGLTRSLDSSI